The Myroides fluvii region TAAGCCATCTGCTCTTTTGTAGGTAATTACTTCTTTGTATACCCCATTTAAGCTTTCAAATGGATTTTTAAAAGTTGTAATCGGTTTGATATCGTTTTTCTTCTTGATATTTCTGAAGTAGTAATTCGGATATTCCGTTGCTGATTGAATCGATACCAATACCAATCCTTTTTTTATATCCTCAATTGATTGGATACTTTCTTTTTTCGTTGTGTACGTGGATTGGTACAAACGTTTTGTCTTTAAGGTAGTTAAATCAAACTCATCAATAAAAGGAAATTGGCCTTTTGGTGTAAATCCTTCCCCAATCAAGTACATTTTATTGTTGTCAATCGCTAAGGTATAACGACCATATTCGTTTCTTTTTGTTTCAAAAGTTCCTGGATCGCTGTAAACATCTTGTGAATTTCTATCTTCAACCTTTGCAGGGTTTGCGTTGAAAGTAGATGGATTAATCAAGAATTGTCTGATATTACGTGTATCGTACCATTGGTCTGCTACCAAAGCCACCTGATTATTTCCCCAAGTAATGCCGGCATAACGCTGTGATAATTTAACGATAGATTGAGGTGTAGTAGTGAATGGAGCATCCCAAGTGAATAATTCATCTCTATATTCAACCTCTTTTGCAGGATCACCCCCGTCTAAGGCCTCAACATAAGATAAAGTAGCAGGTTGATCCGCACGCCATTGCATGCTTCTCTTTCCTTCTCGGACAGCCATGAATCCTTTTGGCATGACTTCATTTAAAGGTACATCATTTACTTCTTTTACTAAGGTTCCATCCATGTTGTATACCTTAGTTTTCATCGGAAAACGACTCAAAGGAACGAGGTAAGAAAACGGTTTCTCTAAGGTAGTTAACATAATGTAGTTCCCGTCAGGTGACATCGATTCACTCGCATATAAAGCAGCTTCTTTGAATAGCTTCTTGTTGCCTTTTAAGTCAACAAGGTATAATTCAGACGTTACTAAAGTTTCAAAATTGGCCTCATCCGTTTTGTTTTTTAGCAAATCTTGGTAGGTTCTGTTTTGTGAAACAATACCTTCTTCACTAATAGAAACAATCGGACCCGTTGGTAAGTTCTTTTTCGTATCTACTAAAGCAGGTCTATTGGCGGGAATAACAGTTACCAAAATTTGTTGATTGTCTCTTAACCACGTAATAGGATTACCTAGGTTGGCGTTTAAATTTGCGTCCGTTAGCTTTTTGGCTTCCGCTGTACGGAAATCAAGAACCCATAATTCAACCCCAGTAGCAACTGTATTGGTAAAAGCGATTTGCGTTTGATCGGGTGAAACCGATAAATTCGAAATTCTCGGATTAGCGGGTAAGCCTTTGACTTGAATTTCCGTTTTGTCTTTTACTTTTCTAACTTTTAAGTTTTCAATATACGTAAGTGTACTGGAGATATTGGTGTTTACATCGATTCGTAAACCGCCTAATCGCATCTCTTCCACATTTAAATCATCCAATGTTTTGTACGTACTGCGGTAACTCAAAAGCATATACTCCATCTTGCTATCCATAAAGATAGAAGGAGCACGCTCAAATTCTGCCAATTGCAAAATTTCTTGTGAAGGCTTTTGGTAGGTTACATTTTCTTGTGCAAACATAGATGTAATTAAAAAGAGAGAGAATAAAGAAGTTTTTAAAATCTTCATTTTAGATTGTTTTAGTTTATCCGAGCAATATACGTGGAATATTTATAAAATAAACGCTTTTTTTAGTTGGTGTTTTTTAAAATACACAAAAAACTTACCTTTGCTTCAACAAATTAAATCAGATAAATATGTTTAGATCAAAGATTTCGGGTCTAGGTTATTATGTACCCGATAACGTAGTAACCAATGACGATTTGTCAAAAATAATGGATACAAATCACGAATGGATCGTTGAAAGAACGGGAATTCACGAGCGTAGACATAAGGTTTTGGAAGAAGATACTACTTCGGGAATGGGAGTGAAAGCAGCTAAAAAAGCGATGGAAAGAGCTGGAGTAGAAGCTAAAGATATTGATTTTGTTGTATTCGCTACACTAAGTCCAGATTACTATTTTCCAGGACCTGGTGTGATGTTACAAAAAGAACTAGGTCTAAATACAGTAGCTGCTTTAGATATTAGAGCACAGTGTTCTGGTTTTATTTACGCGTTATCTGTAGCGGATCAATACATCAAAACCGGTATGTATAAAACTATTTTAGTTGTCGGGTCAGAAGTACATTCAGCAGGTTTGGATATGACTACTAGAGGAAGAGCTGTATCTGTTATTTTTGGTGATGGAGCAGGAGCAGCCATTTTAACGCGCTCTGAAGATGAAACTGGAATTTTATCTACACACATTCACTCGCAAGGAGAACATGCAGAAGAATTGGCTTTACTTGCGCCAGGAATGGGGGGAAGATGGGTGTCTGATATTTTGAAAGACAACAACCCAGATGATTTGAGTTATTTACCTCATATGAATGGTCAATTCGTATTTAAAAATGCCGTGGTGCGTTTTAGTGAAGTTATCATGGAAGGGCTAGAAGCAAATAAGTTACAAGTTTCTGATATTGATATGTTGATTCCGCATCAAGCCAATTTGCGCATCTCTCAGTTTATTCAGCAAAAGTTTGGATTGTCAGATGATCAAGTGTACAATAATATCCAAAAATACGGAAATACAACAGCAGCTTCTGTGCCGATTGCTTTGACAGAAGCGTGGGAGCAAGGCAAGATTAATACAGGAGATGTAGTAGTTTTAGCTGCTTTTGGAAGTGGTTTTACTTGGGGGAGTGTGGTGTTAAAATGGTAAATCTTTTATCTTAGCTAGAAAAGTAGTTCAGATAGATGAAATTTGATAAGATAAATAGCAAGGACAGGCGAGCCTATTTTGAGCATCCCTATCTAGAAAGACGAACTAAAGGCTAACCTGCTGTTGTTTGGGGCCTGTATATTCCTCTTTTGTCTGTTATTGTTTTCGGAGTATACCCATTATAATTTATTCGTTCAGAACCTCGTACTTCTTTTTTTATAAGCGGTATGTTGTTCTGGACTTTTTTTTTGAATATTTAGCTCCTCGCTATCTATTTCACCGCATTAGTAAAAAATGAAGCTTATAGCGATTGGCGCATGTTATGCATCAATTGTTTACCTTTTTGACCATTCATTTTTTGCTGTATATTGACCATCCATACCCCAAATTGCATTAGCGAGGTAAGGGTTGTCTATAAAGGGATTCCTGTTTCCTTGTGAATAGGGATTTTTGGGATTTCCATGGTATTCATTTCTAAAACGTTCAAAATCGGAGACGGGGTCTTCTGCATTCCATTGTAGGTAGAGATCTAACATGCCATCGAGATTACTGATGTTTCCGAGTCCGTTATAGGGTGGATAGCATTGATTTCCGTATCGAACATACATGTACATCATCATTCGAGCGACATCGCCTTTCCATTCATCTCCGGGATACCAACCGCCATTTGATTTTTGAGCAGGACCAGATCCGGCAGCAAATCTTAGGTTGCTGCGACTATTGTTTATATACCCATTGACTGCCCGTAAGTGATGAGCATCGAGACCCGCAAAGAGACTAGTGGGAAAATGCGGGTTGTACTGTTTGTCTTTTATAGTCGTGGCCAAACGAGGGGCGGCATTTGCCTTTGCAAAGACGTGCTCCCGTTCCCATACTGACTTGCGATCGAGGCTACTGGTATAGGCGTGTATATTATTGTTGTACTTACTTTGTGTACGTTGTTGATAGGTATATTGTTCTTGTCCTTTTGGGTGACCGTAAAGTTGAATAATCTCTTCGGAATTATCTGGGTTTATATCGGTGACTAACAAGGCGTTCCAAAGATCAGGGGTATAGTGCTCTAAGGGGTGATGGGTGGACGAAAGCAGTTGTGTTAATTGTTGTTTTAGTGCTATTCCTCTTTTTGTAAAGTCAATCGATTGATAATACAGACCAACCGATCCATTGGGAAGTAGAGCGATAGGTTGAGGTTCATCACCTAAGTTAGAGTCGCTCTTGGAGCAACCTAATGCGAGAAAAAATAGAAATAAAGCCTGAAAAATAGCTCGAGAAAAGGCTTGGGCAGAAGTTTGGTTGTATTGTTGCATTTTGTGAGTTTTGCAGAAGATTGTCCAAATAGTTTGCCAAAGATGTGTGGGGTGAAGTTTTCAGCTGTGTATAAAAAAAAGACAACAAAAAAGGAAATACTACGACCTCTTTGTTGTCTTTTTCTATGCTGTATTGATGCAAGATTTTAACTGATTACTTGCTCTTTACTCGTGTTTTGTTTGCCATTTATTCTCTGCTTCAGGGCCACCCCATAAACGGGTAGCTAGATGAGGGTTGTCTATAAATGGGTTTCGATTACCCTGAATTTCAGGATTACTCAAATATGCATTGCGTTGTATTTCAATGATTGAAACGGGATCTTCTGTATTCCATTGTAAGAGTAGATCAATCATGTTGCGATCCGTTTTATTCGTTTCTCCTACAGCAACGTTAGAAGGCAAGCATTGTTTGGGGTAGCGGATATACATATAAAACATCATACGCGCTACATCGCCTTTCCATTCATCGCCAGGATACCATCCGCCTTCTACATCTCCTGCTGCTCCCGATCCTTGCGCAAATTTCTTATTGCCGCGTTGCGCATTCCATTGCACATCCGCCGGTCTGATATGATGAGCATCCTCATTGGCTCCAGTACTGGATTGCTCTAGCTTAGGTGTGCCCAAAGAACGCGCATACACATGTTCTCTATTCCATTGATGTTGGCGTCCTCCGTTTTGATTTTTTCCTCGAACGTAGGCCTTTTTTCCTTGAAGCGTTCCCTTTTCGCCATAAAGTAAATACACTTCATTGGCAGCTGCGGTTAAATCCGTTATTTTCAGCACATCCCACAACTCATTATACGTAAGACGATGGGTGTGTTTTTGCGTTGTTAATTGACCTAAATCCTCTTGTAAAGTCAAACTAGACTCGGAAAAATTGATTTCCTTATAGTAGGCCTTTAACGATTGAGGAATTGCATAAGTAATCCCTTGTTTTGTTTCAGTAGCTCCTGTTTGTATTGTTTCCTCTGGATGAAAACCAGAGGTAGGTTGTATTTTGTTTTTTGTACAGCTACAACCAAGGAGTAAAGAAGCGAACAAAACAACGATGAAATGCTTTTCCATATCGTAATCGACTTCGCTCTTATTTAATTCTTTCTAACAACGCCATGTAGAATCCATCAAAACCAGATTGGTGTGCCAATACTTTGTGGTCTTTAACGAATTTGAAATTCTGTCCGTGTTCAGAAGCCAAGAATTTTTCAATTTGCTTTTCGTTTTCAGAAGGCAAGATAGAACACGTAGCATATACTACATTTCCACCCACTTTAACGATTTTTGAATAATCTTGTAGGATTTGTTGTTGTACTTGTTTGATTTCCTCTATAAATTCAGGCTGTAACTTCCATTTGGTATCAGGATTTCGCTTGATAACCCCTAAACCACTACATGGAGCGTCAATCAATACGCGATCCGCTTTGTCGTGTAATTTTTTGATGGTTTTTGTTCCTTCAATGATGCGGTATTCTATATTGAATGCGCTATTTCTTTTTGCTCTAATTTTTAGCTGTTTTTGCTTACTTTCATAGATGTCCATAGCAATGATTTGCCCTTTGTTTTCCATTAAGGCAGCCATGTGCAACGTTTTTCCTCCAGCACCAGCACAAGTGTCTACTACGCGCATCCCTGGTTGAATCCCCAAGAAAGGAGCTACCAGCTGAGAAGAGGCATCTTGCACTTCAAATAAGCCTTCTTTGAACGCATCTGTTAAAAATACATTGGCTCTTTCCTTTAAAATTAGTGCATCTGGATATTCTTCAGGCTGAATGGTTTCAATATCTAAATCCATCAAAATAGCATGTAATTTCTTACGTGTTGTTTTTAATGTATTGACACGTAAGATAACCTGTGCCTGTTGGTTTTGCGCTGTTATTTCTTTAGACCAAAGTTCTTCACCTAGTTCTTTTACGCCCAATTCATCCATCCAATCTGGAATCGCTTCTTTGAATTTTCTGATTTTACTTAGTTCATCAAATCTACCTTTGATTCGGCGAATAGGAGCATTTTCGAAATACTTCCAATCCGGTAAGTTGTACCCTCTTAATACAGCCCAAACGGTAAAAATACGCCATGCATCATCGCGAGTAAAAGGTTCTTTTACTTCTGCGATTTCAGTATACAGCCTTTTCCAACGTACAATTTCGTAAATCGTTTCCGCTACGAATTTGCGGTCTGCACTTCCCCAACGCTTGTCTTTTTTCAAGGCTTTTGCAACCACTTTGTCTGCATATTCCCCTTCGTTGAAAATTAATAAGATAGAGTCAATAACGGTAAAAACTAAGTTTCTGTGTAATCTCATTATATATATAAATAAAATAGCCTACAAATATAGGTCTTTTGTAGGCTTGGTGGAGTAGGTTTTGCTATTTTTTATTCAATAGCTTATTTTTTGTCTTTATACTTTTTAAGTAACTTTCGATTAAAGTCATCTTCTGCTTTTTTCAACAAGAGGATTTTTTTATTTGATAAAATCTTTTTGCAATCTAAAATAAACTGACTTTTAAGTGCACAATAATCTTCTTCAAAACTAAGTAAAGCTTGTACTTTTTCTGTTGCTTGTTTTTCAGTTAGCCCCTCAATGTCTTGCGTTTCATTTGATTTGATGTAGTGGATGATTTCAGAATGTCTCAGCTTAGAAAGTTTATTGTCGTACGTATTGTATACCGGCCAAAATTTTTCAGCTTCCTCACTGCTCAGGTTTAAAACCGAAGACAAGTGGGCGATTTTTAAGGATTTTATTTGATCTGATGATTGTTGTGCTTGGCTGAAATTCGAAAAACACAAGAAGATCAATAGCAATAGAAATCTTTTCATTGTATAATTAGTAATTTAAGTAATAATCTAAATCAATATTCGTCTGTACGTATTCGTTGAGCTCTTGTTGATTCACTTGAATCGCTTGTTCCATTTCTTGGAGGTCTTTTTCGTCAAAAGCTTGAATAAATTCATTGGACAAGGTATAGGACGAATTGTATTCCAAGTAATGCTCTAACGTTTCATTGCTAAGAGATGGGGTATTTTGTTGTTTTACTAAAAGACCTATACCCATAATGAGTGCAACTGCAGCAGCCAAAGTAACAAGCATTTTAATAGGCGTCAATTGACGAATGCGCTTATTTTTATGGCGGAGTTGTACATTCCCGTCTAATCGTTCAAAAAGACGTTGTTCTATTGTATCAAAGTAGCCTTCCGGAACGTTGAAACCGTCGTTTCTGGTGTGTTGAGAATTGTGATTCGTTATCATGTTATATGTACTTCTATTTACTTAGACTGATTTTTAATACAAAGGTTTAATGCTCCCGTAAAAAAAGTTCTATTTTTCTTGTTGCATGGTGATAGGACGCTTTTAAAGCCCCAACAGATGTGTCTAAAATAGCAGCAATACTGTTGTAATCTAGTTCTTGAAAATAACGCATTTTAAAAACCAATTGTTGTTTCTCTGGTAGGGTAGCGACGGCTTTATGCAAGAGCACAGTGGCTTCATCTCCATTGAAAAATGGATCAGCCTCTATTTGGTCAATGACCAGTTGGTTATACTCCTCTGAGGTGACTTGTTTTAAGCGACTTTTTTGCTTTAAAAAATCAAGGGCTTGGTTGGTTGCTATCCGGTATAACCAAGAAGAAAGTTTGCTCTGACCTTTAAAGGAAGCAATGTTTTCATAGGCTTTAATGAAGGTTTCCTGTAGAATATCATCTGCATCTTCGTGCTGGATAACAATTGACCGAATATGGTAATACAACATCGTCTTGTTTTGCGCGATAAGGTTGCGAAAAGCATTGTCTTTGGTATCGATATGTTGCAGTTGTTGCACGAATTCTTCTTCTTCCGACGCTGACAAGATGAGTATGTATTTGAATTTGAGGTGAGATGTAAACGTAAAAATAATAAAAAGAGTTGAAGTCACACCTAAATTTTAAACATTATTTAGTCGTATGAGGTCAAATCCTTAGTGTAGACTAGTAGGTATAGTGAAAAACCCCTTACCTTTGCACAAAAATAGAACATATGTTACGTACGGTTATTTTTGATATGGATGGGGTAATTGTGGATACAGAACCTGTTCATCGTTATGCCTATTTTCAACATTTTGACGAATTGGGAATTGAAGTGCCTGAAGATATGTATACTTCCTTTACTGGGTTTTCTACCAAAAACACCTATCAAAAAGTAAAAGAACACTTTCAATTGGAACAAGAGGTTTCCGATTTGGTTTTGCGCAAGCGTGCCTTGTTCAATGAGTCTTTTGATACAAAACCCGATTTAGAACTAATTGAAGGCGTTCGAGATTTAATCGTGCAGCTCCATCAACAAGATATTGAGCTAATCTTGGGATCATCCGCTTCGAAGAGTACTATTCACCGGGTGTTTAACCGTTTTGAACTATTTCCTTATTTTACTCATATTGTAAGCGGAGAGGATTTTCCTAAATCGAAACCCGATCCTGCGATCTTTAATCAAGCTGCTTCTTTAGCTAAAGTTTCAACAAAAGCACATTGTTTGGTTATCGAAGATAGTACTAATGGAATAAAAGCCGCGAATGCCGCAGGTATAAAAGTACTAGGATATAAGAGTCAAAATTCAAAACAACAAGATTATAGTACGGCTGATGCTGTTATTGAATCCTTTTTGAATTTTGATACACGCGAATTATGTCACCTTATGAACTTTGTGAAGTAATTTAAAGTTTGTTGTTTGTCGTTTGTTGTTTGACGTTTGTCGTTTGTTGTTTGTCGTTTGTCAATCAACTAGCAACAATCAACAGTCAACAATCAACAGTCAACAAACAAAAGTAAGCAGTAGTTCTTTCTACAAGAAGGAGGTATTCTCTCTACTAGAGAGGTGCTAAAAAAAAAACAAAAAAGCAAAAAGCAAAATAGGTTTATGCGGAATAATTTTTATACTACGCTTATTTTTTTAATTTTGCATTCTTAATGAAGTTAATTATAGCATATGTTTCATAGGTATATTAAATTAGGTATCGCAGCACTAGTATTAGCAATGGCTGTTTGGCAGTTTTCTGAATCGAATATTGGAAATGGAATTTTCTTATTGTTCTTAATGGGGCTTGTAATACTGTTGTATTTTAAAAATGAATTCATCTTGTTGTCTTTCTTAAAATTGAGAAAACAAGATTTTGAAGGAGCTGAGAAATGGTTGAAAAAAATTAAGAATCCTGAAACAGCTTTAGTGAGAAAGCAAAATGGGTATTATAATTACTTAATGGGAATTATGACTTCTCAAACGAATTTGAATGCTTCTGAAAAATACATGAAGAAAGCAATCGAATTAGGTTTAAATATGGATCAAGATTTAGCGATGGCCAAATTGCAATTGGCGGGAATCTCAATGACGAAACGCAGAAAGTTAGAAGCGCAGAAGTTGTTAGGAGAAGCGCAGAAGTTGGATAAACAAGGCATGCTGAAAGATCAGATCAAAATGATGAAAGAACAAATGAAACGCCTGTAAGCGCTTAGAAATAAAAGAAAAACCACATGTTGAGAAGCATGTGGTTTTTTTGTTATCAGTTAACGGTTATCAGTTAACGGTTGATTTTGCTGAAATAAGAAGGTATATTCTTTAAACGAAGAAATTTTACAACAAACAACAAACAACAAACAACAAACAACTTCACCCCCTCCTCTAAAAATAAAATAAATCGCATAAAGTAAGGAATATATGAAAAGTTTTATATTTTTGATTTCTTAATAAAATATTAATAACATGAAGTTATATCTATCGGTCATTTTACTTTTTTTAAGTATTGTTCAAATTCAAGCCCAATGCTTAGATAAAAATAAAGTAAAAGTAGGGGGAAGTTACGAAAGTGATTTATTTATTGATGCTTGTCCCTATTATAATTACTTCGTTGATGCTGAGGTGTCCTCAACAGGTTATCATTACAATAATCGACCGATTAATCTCGCTCCGGCAGGATTTGCAGCCATAAAACAGAATTTAGAAGATCTTTTGGTTACCAAAGTTGGCTCTGAGATGGTGAGTAAATTAAAATTTAAAGGAGTGAGTATTAGTGCTTATGACAGCATACGCAAATTTGAATCGCGATATCCAGTTGTCGATATGAGTAAGTGTATGACAAAATATTTCTTTTACTATGATTTTGAACCTGTAGCAGGAGTGAGTTATTGTGTGGGGATTGCATTAAACGATTATCAACAAATTATTTCTCCTTTGAAATTACCTGAAACACAAGAAAAACTAGCCTTAGATTATTCTTTAGATTTGTGTAAAATAGCGCAAATTGCCAGAGAAACAGGGACGAAGTTTGAACCTGTTGATTTTGTGTCTTTCGAATTCGACCCCGATAAAAAAGAGTTCTTTTGGGTTGTGCGTCAACAAATTGTCAAACCAAAGAAAGGCTTGAACGAATATAATCAAATATTAATAGAAGCGAGAGACGCAACACAAGTCGTGTCTTATCGAAGAACGGTTTATATAGAATAATGAATTTTAGATTACAGAATACCAGTTGGAATGCAGTTTTACAAGAGGAGTTTGCTCAATCTTATTTTGAGGATTTACAAAATTTTGTAGCTGCAGAGAGAAAAACAAAAACAATTTATCCCCCTCAAGAACAAGTATTTCAAGCGTTGGAAAGCCTTGATTTTTCTGATGTAAAAGTGGTGATTTTGGGACAAGATCCCTATCATGGAGAATTTCAAGCTAACGGTTTATCTTTTTCAGTACACAAAGGCGTGAAGTTTCCTCCTAGTTTAAAGAATATATTTAAAGAATTAGAGGATGATTTAGGCATTAAGAATCTTCACAATGGAGATTTATCTAGTTGGGCGAAACAAGGAGTATTGTTGCTTAATGCAACTTTAACTGTGGAAGCATCGAAGGCAGGATCACATCAAAAAAGAGGATGGGAAACCTTTACAGATGCAGTGATTGAACGAGTGGCAACTCAATTAGAGCACGTTGTTTTCATTTTGTGGGGAAGCTATGCCCAAAAAAAGGGAAAAATGATCGATCGAACAAAGCATTTGGTCTTAGAAACGGCTCACCCTTCTCCTTTATCTGTCTATAGAGGATTTTATGGAAGTAAACCCTTTTCTAAAAGTAATGAATACCTAAGTAGTGTAGGTCGCTTGCCAATTGATTGGCACGTATAAAAATAAAAAAAACCGTCTAATTTTAGACGGTTTTTTTTATTTAGATTGCGTTGGTTTTTTCTTTTAACCAAGCGGCTTCTTCAGCAGATAACAAATCTTTTAGGCTGTTGTACACCCATTCGTTGTATTGGTTTAACCAATCGATATGCGTTTGCTCGAGCCATTTTTTATCGACCAAATCTGTAGCGATATAACAGATTGTTAGGGTTTCAAAATCCATGAAATCTCCAAATTGGTTTGAATCTAACTCTTTTGCTAAAACCAAGTTTTCAATTCGGATTCCGTGTTTTCCTTCTCGATATAGCCCAGGTTCGATTGAGGTAATCATTCCTTTTTCTATTGCAATATCTGTAGGTGTAGGGTTGAATATGTGTGGTCCTTCGTGAACGTTCAAGAAAAACCCAACACCGTGTCCTGTACCATGCCCGTAATTTCTCAAAGTAGCCCAAATAGGTCTTCTTGTAATGGCATCGATTTGATAACCGCGTGTACCTTTGGTGTAAATGGCCATTGAGCCTTCAATAGTACCTCGTAAAACGATGGTATAATCGTCTTTCTCTTCTTGTGTTGGAACACCTAAAGCAACAACACGAGTAATATCTGTTGTTCCTGTCTCGTATTGTCCTCCTGAGTCTACCAATAATAACCCTTCAGTTTTTAGGTCGTAACTGCTTTTTTCATCAGCAGAGTAGTGAGGCAAAGCGCCGTGATCTTTATATCCTGCAATGGTATTGAAGCTAATGTCTTTAAAACCTGGTTGAGCAGCACGCAATCCCAAGAGATGGTCTGCGATATTTAGCTCCGTTAGGGTTCCTGTAGCTACATTTTCTTCTATCCATTTAAAGAATTTAGTCATGGCAACACCGTCATTGATCATGGCTTGTCTTTCATGAGCAATTTCAACGTCGTTTTTAATCGCTTTTAATAGCGTAGAAGGATTCATATCCTCTTTGATCTGTACAGTAGCAGGTACGCTGTCATACGTTGCAAAACAAGTGCGTTTAGGATCAAGTAGGATTGTGCTTCCTGCAGGAATAGCGGCAATCGCTTGCGGTAGGCTGTTGTATGCTGCAAGACCGATACCGAAGCTGTTTAACTCTTGTTTAATTG contains the following coding sequences:
- a CDS encoding aminopeptidase P family protein; its protein translation is MTHIEKLSAMRSLMKEQKIDAYIIPSSDPHISEYLPEYYKCIAWTSGFTGSAGTLVITQQFAGLWTDSRYFVQANDQLANSGFELVKLKVQHMPEYVDWIASQFETGVVAFDGNLASLAVANAIQSTLAPIGFTINGHVDLLGPIWKNRPALPTEKAYTLPLTITGQSTTDKLAKVRAMLKQKRATCHLISSLDDIAWLLNIRGTDVPCNPVTLSFVYLDAEKATLFIDANKLEETIKQELNSFGIGLAAYNSLPQAIAAIPAGSTILLDPKRTCFATYDSVPATVQIKEDMNPSTLLKAIKNDVEIAHERQAMINDGVAMTKFFKWIEENVATGTLTELNIADHLLGLRAAQPGFKDISFNTIAGYKDHGALPHYSADEKSSYDLKTEGLLLVDSGGQYETGTTDITRVVALGVPTQEEKDDYTIVLRGTIEGSMAIYTKGTRGYQIDAITRRPIWATLRNYGHGTGHGVGFFLNVHEGPHIFNPTPTDIAIEKGMITSIEPGLYREGKHGIRIENLVLAKELDSNQFGDFMDFETLTICYIATDLVDKKWLEQTHIDWLNQYNEWVYNSLKDLLSAEEAAWLKEKTNAI